A stretch of the Takifugu flavidus isolate HTHZ2018 chromosome 1, ASM371156v2, whole genome shotgun sequence genome encodes the following:
- the pmp22b gene encoding peripheral myelin protein 22b: protein MLLLLLGIVLLHIAALVLLFVATIVSVWTSSETSTSDLWINCTTTSLGQRCDPASTGEWIQAVQALMILSIIFSCLSLFLFFCQLFTLQKGGRFFLTGTFQILASLFVMSGAIIYTVMSPEWVPQINAFGYSYILAWVAFPLALISGLIYVILRKRE from the exons atgctgctgctgctcctggggATCGTCCTGCTGCACATCGCGGCTCTGGTCCTCCTCTTTGTGGCCACGATAGTCAGC gTGTGGACATCAAGTGAAACCagcacctcagacctctggatCAATTGCACCACCACCAGTTTGGGGCAGCGCTGTGACCCGGCATCAACTGGAG AGTGGATTCAGGCGGTCCAGGCTCTCATgatcctctccatcatcttcagctgcctgtctctcttcctgttcttctgcCAGCTCTTCACTCTGCAGAAAGGCGGACGCTTCTTCCTCACCGGAACCTTCCAGATTCTTGCCA GTTTGTTCGTGATGAGCGGCGCCATCATCTACACGGTGATGAGTCCGGAGTGGGTGCCGCAGATAAACGCCTTCGGCTACTCCTACATCCTGGCGTGGGTGGCCTTCCCGTTGGCGCTGATCAGCGGCCTCATCTACGTCATCTTGAGGAAGCGAGAATGA
- the cdc42ep4b gene encoding cdc42 effector protein 4: MPILKQLVSNSNQSKRRSRADLTAEMISAPLGDFRHTMHVGRGGDAFGDTSFLSTRSGEPPREPQVKQDSPGHKPGLLSRTFRSSKRSHSVNRGDKYEYVMAPSGGSSSYVKNAISLPYLNDEDPHRGHPLPKSVSSSPMKRLPEVENKPANGAAAIATLDPELDERNFGHLTDLPPPMPKGGGMKHAESMMSFHIDLGPSMLGDILSVMEKKSWEEDDLGYEEGKCSEGRASPPHIPHIDEDVEERPPARPPRSAYQQTDPYSPELHSRNHHRDLDSCSLSSSGSALEEKPQYRLHDADTDSAKYSSPRGEEDRDFTFMDEDEDGDDEIRV, encoded by the coding sequence ATGCCCATCCTCAAGCAGCTGGTGAGCAACTCCAACCAGTCCAAGCGGCGTTCCCGCGCCGACCTGACCGCGGAGATGATCAGCGCTCCGCTGGGAGACTTTCGCCACACCATGCACGTCGGACGGGGAGGCGACGCCTTCGGGGACACGTCGTTCCTCAGCACGCGATCGGGGGAACCTCCCAGGGAGCCACAGGTGAAGCAGGATTCTCCGGGCCACAAACCGGGCCTGCTGTCCCGCACCTTCAGGAGCAGCAAGCGCTCGCACTCGGTAAACCGGGGGGACAAGTACGAGTATGTGatggcgccctctggtggctccTCCAGCTATGTGAAAAACGCCATATCCCTGCCTTACCTCAACGATGAGGACCCGCACCGAGGACACCCGCTGCCCAAGAGCGTGTCCTCGAGCCCCATGAAGAGGCTCCCCGAGGTGGAAAACAAGCCCGCCAACGGCGCGGCCGCCATCGCCACGCTGGATCCCGAGCTGGACGAGCGGAACTTTGGTCACCTGACAGATTTGCCGCCGCCGATGCCCAAAGGAGGCGGCATGAAGCACGCGGAGTCCATGATGTCCTTCCACATCGATTTGGGTCCCTCTATGCTGGGGGACATCTTGAGCGTGATGGAAAAGAAGAGCTGGGAAGAGGACGACCTCGGCTACGAAGAGGGCAAGTGCAGCGAGGGCCGCGCGTCGCCGCCTCACATCCCGCACATCGACGAGGATGTGGAGGAGCGGCCCCCCGCCAGACCCCCCCGCAGCGCCTACCAGCAGACGGACCCCTACAGCCCCGAGCTTCACTCCAGGAACCATCACCGCGACCTGGACTCCTGCTCTCTGTCCAGCTCCGGCTCCgccctggaggagaaacctcAGTACCGCCTCCACGACGCCGACACGGACAGCGCCAAGTACAGCTCGCCACgcggggaggaggacagggattTCACCTTCATGGACGAAGACGAGGACGGCGATGACGAGATCCGCGTGTAG
- the tekt3 gene encoding tektin-3, protein MELMGSTLTSTYTRPKTGHFLPAISTMAASYRHTKSALAVNPSVSLWKSNNFYQASNAGPTLSCVPRENLDLVRAKTMFYPSNRTVLTTRYSPDDWYKSNQNNYRESESSRKSAERLRRDTVRLIQDKNQLTRRTQENSSKNIGERLNSIVFWKSELSHELDNMVTEITALAEVKRRLERALAETEGPFQVSQECLYHREKRMSIDLVHDDVEKSLIKEVEVIKSCQDRMRRHLDRAAAQLASNRGAQHELEKDLSDKAAAHRIDDRCHHLRNTSDGIGFYRGIERLDPSLSLPESWSRFTDDNILRSQSERAASHKLRDEIEILMNATSGEMWNQFNCVNVAFSNRTSETADAKNSLQTHLAKTLQEIFQTEMLIESLKRAVREKESPLKVAQTRLEERTRRPNVELCRDNPHHSLVSEVMEIEDTVYKLRERLSEAENTLQTLLKTKVTLEHDLSIKANSLFLDQEKCMSLRKSFPSMPRLAGYS, encoded by the exons ATGGAGCTGATGGGATCCACTCTGACATCGACGTATACTCGGCCAAAAACCGGCCACTTTCTCCCCGCCATTTCCACCATGGCGGCCAGCTATCGCCACACCAAGTCGGCCCTGGCCGTGAATCCCAGCGTCAGCCTGTGGAAGAGCAACAACTTTTACCAGGCCAGCAACGCCGGCCCAACCCTCTCCTGCGTACCCAGGGAGAATCTGGACCTGGTCCGAGCCAAGACCATGTTTTATCCCTCCAACAGGACGGTGCTGACGACGCGCTACAGTCCAGACGACTGGTACAAGTCCAACCAAAACAACTACAGGGAGTCGGAGTCGTCGCGGAAAAGTGCCGAGCGACTGCGGAGAGACACCGTCAGGCTGATCCAGGACAAGAACCAGCTGACCAGAAGAACccaggaaaacagcagcaagaACATCGGCGAGCGCCTCAACAGCATCGTCTTCTGGAAGTCGGAGCTGAGCCACGAGCTGGACAACATGGTGACGGAGATAACGGCGCTGGCCGAGGTGAAGAGGCGGCTGGAGAGGGCGTTGGCGGAGACCGAGGGGCCCTttcag GTTTCTCAAGAGTGTTTGTACCACAGAGAGAAGCGGATGTCCATCGACCTGGTGCACGATGACGTGGAGAAAAGTCTCATAAAG GAGGTGGAGGTCATCAAGTCGTGTCAGGACCGGATGAGGCGGCACCTGGACAGAGCCGCCGCTCAGCTGGC GTCCAACCGAGGCGCCCAACACGAGCTGGAGAAGGACCTGAGCGACAAGGCGGCGGCCCACAGGATAGACGACAGGTGTCACCACCTGAGGAACACGTCCGACGGTATCGGCTTCTACCGAGGCATCGAGAGGCTGGACCCCTC GCTCTCGCTGCCGGAGTCCTGGTCTCGGTTCACTGACGACAACATCCTGCGCTCCCAGAGCGAACGCGCCGCCTCCCACAAACTGAGGGATGAGATCGAAATCCTGATGAACGCCACCTCCGGCGAGATGTGGAACCAGTTCAACTGTGTCAATGTAGCCTTCTCCAACCGGACCTCGGAAACCGCTGATGCTAAGAACAGCCTCCAGACACACCTAGCTAAG ACTCTGCAGGAGATCTTCCAGACGGAGATGCTGATCGAGTCTCTGAAGAGGGCcgtcagagagaaagaaagccCGCTGAAGGTGGCTCAGACCCGCCTGGAGGAGAGGACCCGCAGGCCCAACGTGGAGCTGTGCAGAGACAACCCCCATCACAG TCTGGTGAGCGAGGTGATGGAGATCGAGGACACCGTCTACAAGCTTCGGGAGAGGCTGTCGGAGGCGGAGAACACCCTGCAGACCCTGCTGAAGACCAAAGTCACCCTGGAGCACGACCTGTCCATCAAGGCCAACTCACTGTTCCTGGATCAGGAGAAGTGCATGAGCCTTCGCAAGAGCTTCCCCAGCATGCCCCGCCTGGCGGGCTACAGTTGA